A window of Centroberyx gerrardi isolate f3 chromosome 6, fCenGer3.hap1.cur.20231027, whole genome shotgun sequence genomic DNA:
GGATACTACCGCAGCACGATCTTTCTGGCCATGTTTGTGGGCTACACGCTGTACTACTTCAACAGAAAGACATTTTCCTTCGTGATGCCTTCTCTAATGCAGGAGATTGAGCTGGACAAGGATGACCTGGGTATGAAAGACTTGGTTTTGTGTTCTCTTTATTCTTGTTCATCAGGTTTTGTGGGTTATAATCAAGGCGgaatgtaactaattactgtACTTGAGTAGTTTTGACTACCTTTAGACTAGTTTTAAAGGTCTTTTACTTTTACCTGATTCATTTATATGTTCTATATTCTATACATGAGCATATAGTCAAACCCCATAACAAACCCCCTATCTAACTTTCCCTATTACATGCTGTTGCATTGGGTTACATTCACTTATCCTCAAATGTTACCATCTACTGCCTTTACCAGGTAGACACTGAATTAAAGGTATATTTTCATGTATTATGAATAGGGCGGGCTGCCCTGCAGAGAACTGAGTCAAAATATTGATGACCATAACAATTTACTGTAACAGTCCAGTTGCATGGCGGCCTCCTGGATTGATGTCATTGTGTCTGTCCGGCCAATCACCATGTGCAATGTGCACCCAGCATTTGCTTGGCCTATTCCTCTCTATCCAAATTTGGATGCtgctgtatgaaaaaaaaaatatgaccgCAAAACCTGGAGGCCGCTTGTGGCCGTCTTTATCTCCTGTAACAAGACAATACTTTCTATTTGTGGGGTCGCAGAGTTTCCTTTGCAACCCTTGAATCTGCCGTGTGtacactcctcctctccacccctccctttgTTCAGGCATGATCACCAGCAGTCAGTCTTTGGCCTACGCTATCAGTAAGTTCATCAGCGGCGTGCTGTCGGACCAGATCAGCGCCCGCTGGCTCTTCTCCATTGGCCTGTTCATGGTGGGAGGCATCAACGTGGTCTTCTCCTGGTCCTCCACTGTGGCTGTCTTCTCTGGCCTCTGGTTTCTCAATGGCCTGGGACAGGGCCTTGGCTGGCCTCCCTGTGGCAGGGTGCTGCGCAAGGTACATGAGCCACACCAACATATCAATGCTGCCATAGGCTGATTATCAGTTCTGCATGGTACTCAGTGCAGTGTTGTGCACAAGGCATGTGAGCCAAAGAGATAAACCAGTATTAAAATGATATGTATTGTCAAAAGTTGAATTACTAGTAATCCCCCTCTACTCCTTCCCTTGTGGTGTTTGGTACGAACATCCAGTTTTCAAAGCATATTGTTTTCCCCTCATTTGATCTCACAGATTTTTACCCTGTCACCATTTGAAACATGCAATATGGCAACTGTCAAACACTTGCCACTCAATCATTACCTGCTGTCAATTCAGAACACTGCGCCCGCTCAATTATTTCATCCTTCCTGTCCATCAAAGGCGAGCCGGGAAGCTTAATGACACTTCCCATCAGGTCTGTCGTgatttcatgtcattattttcTCATACTTCTCCCCTGTCAGTGGTTTGAGCCGTCTCAGTTTGGGACGTGGTGGGCGATTCTCTCCTGCAGCATGAATCTGGCTGGCAGTTTGGGCCCCATTATCGCCACGGTGATGGCCCAGAGCTACAGCTGGAGGACGACCCTGCTGATCTCAGGAATGACCTGTGTGGCGGTCTCCTTTGTCTGCCTGCTGGTCATCAAGAATGAGCCCAAGGACGTGGGGCTGCCCAATGTAGAGGCAGCAGCCAAGAAGGGCAAAGCAGGTGAGGGTGACATTTAAAGAATGGTTAATAGTTATTCCTCACTTTAATTATGATTAAGAATTAGTTTTCAGGTGCTACTCCTGTCTCTTTTCAAGTCTGATAGTGATGAATCATGTCTCAAGTCAACATGGGGAACACTCGGTTAACACAtaactgttgtgtgtgttttcgttcAGCATGTGCCTCTTGTGTCCAAAGGTCAGTGACACTCTGGACTCTGTACCCAGTGTGCCCCACACATGCCACATTGTATGATCTGTGTGTAGCTCATGCACAGAATAAGTGATATGCTAGCATGGCTGATAAAGGATGCTTCATGTAGTGATGTGACCAGAACTAAAGTAATGAGCATATTATGTGACACTCCCTAAgctaaattgatttcttgacctgcaaacataccctctgatttggaatcaagtctctgtctctgttagttTAATAGTTACAGCTAAAAAAAAGGGATAGGCTAATTGTCTAATGGCGTAGTtgcagatctggatcaccaccaaaattgaatcaattgttccttggcacaaggcctatctgtccaggaagatttcatggaaatctgttcataagttGATTGAGATATACTGCTGACAGGAGAAAGACAAACTAACGAGGTGAAACCATAACCTCCTTGGTAAAAATGATttgcaaatattattttatCCAGGTCTGCGCATGACTATTCCACTCATACAGTAGTATTAGAACGGAATCAACTGTAAATTAGTGACACCACTGCTCAGCCATAATCCTCtccactctgcctcctgcctgctCAGGATCCAGTGATGAGAGCACCCTGAGAGAGTTCCTGCTGTCACCCTACCTGTGGGTGCTGTCTGTGTCCTACCTGGTGGTGTTCGGGGTGAAGACGGCCTGCACCGACTGGGGCCAGCTCTTCCTCATCCAGGACAAGGGCCAGTCCACACTCATGGGTATGAGTGGGGGGACACAGTCGACATCTCCAATTTTATGTCCAGAAATCGTAATATGTTAGAATTCAGTTTCATCAGCTCAGTGTTTCTTATGAATCTCTATGGGTTGATTTTGGCAACAGCAACACACTACAATACAACAGCAGACAGTTTATTTCATAAATATGTGATTTAATTTGTCAGTAAGCACAATGTGATAGTGTAGTAAGAGGTATTCTGGTAATTGTTTCCGATACCCCTACTATTACCTCCCAACTTCTGGATAGTCATGTTCCATGTATCAAATATGTCTGGATTTTCTATTATGTGTCCTTGTCCATATGTGAATCACAAGTGTGCTATACAGTTCAAGAGATCCCTTCTTTTCCCTGGCCAGCTGTTTGCCTAACTGTTGTCCTTCCTCATAGGCAGCTCATACATGAGTGCGCTGGAGGTCGGAGGCCTGCTGGGCAGTCTGGCAGCCGGATACTTCTCCGACAAGGCTGTGGCCAAAGTGAgttgatatacagtacagaCCCACAGTGTTTTAACTGCCCTCTGTCATACTGTGAGAACTGCTTTGATTGTAACTGTCCCCCACAATGAAATCATGAGGGGATTATGGATCagattgtgtctgtttgtttgtttgtccgtccgtccgtccgtccgtccgtcacATACAATACTTCATTCACGAAATGTGGGGGAATGATGCAAAAGAGAGTATTACAAGTActactgtatatttgtttggctgctttttgttattttgcacTATTTGCTTTATTGGAAGATAACTGTCCTGAATTTCCTTGGTCTTTCCTGCACACACaacttatttttcctttttttaaagaCTCTGCCAGCCTCATACCAGCCATAACCCAGTTTTCTTACCGTATGCCCTTTTTTGTACAGCAAGGCATGAGAAGCCATGGCAACCCGCGCCATTTCATCCTGATCTGCATGATGGCTGGAATGTTTGTGTCCATGTACCTGTTCAGAGTCACAGTCAGCCCAGACAGCTCCAAGGTATTTCTTTTTAACGCTGACATTCCATTTCCAATAGTTACCAATTAGTGTCGGACTCATGAGTTAGCCACACTGCATGTGAGACTTTGTCTGCATGTCAGAGTTTGTCATCCTAATGGATACTTTGCTCATTTCTCAAGGTCTCCTTTTTTATCTGTACGTTCAGGTGTGGATACTTACCTTGGGAGCAGTTTTTGGTTTCTCATCTTACGGACCAATAGCATTGTTTGGGGTTATAGCCAATGAGAGCGCTCCATCCAACTACTGTGGGACGTCACATGCCATCGTTGCCCTGATGGCCAACAGTAAGTTGCCTGGTTTTCATTGCAGAATCATCACATTGTGCCTCGACCATAAAGCAACAAAAGTAAATTTGGAGCCTGGTTTATTGCAAGAACCCAACAGACCCTTGCAGAGCCGAGCCTCTACAGACAAGCTGTTGCTAAATGCCTTCACACTAATAACTTCACACCAGTATGCTCTCTTAGTGATAGTTTCAATTTTGTTTACTTTTCATAAGTTATTATGGTACTGAGTCCTGTAGTTCTTTTCTCCACAGGACGTTCAGTAAAATTGGCTGAAGCAGGTTAAATCAAAAATAATTCAGAGAAGGTTACAACATATGTAAATAAGTGCATGCTATATTTTCAATTCCGTCGCTTTGGCTCCTATGCATGATGTCCATGCAAATTCGATGTGCATTCTGCTTGGTGGTTTTGTCTATTCTTGGTTTCTCTATAATCCTCGGGGTGAATGAATAATCCATTTGTATTCTCATCAGTTGGTGGCTTCTTGTCTGGACTGCCATTCAGCACCATTGCCAAGCACCACGGCTGGGAAATGGCATTCTGGGTAGCAGAGATCACCTGTGCCGTTACCACTGTTGGATTCTTCCTGTTGCGCAACATCA
This region includes:
- the slc37a4a gene encoding glucose-6-phosphate exchanger SLC37A4a, with the protein product MATASYGYYRSTIFLAMFVGYTLYYFNRKTFSFVMPSLMQEIELDKDDLGMITSSQSLAYAISKFISGVLSDQISARWLFSIGLFMVGGINVVFSWSSTVAVFSGLWFLNGLGQGLGWPPCGRVLRKWFEPSQFGTWWAILSCSMNLAGSLGPIIATVMAQSYSWRTTLLISGMTCVAVSFVCLLVIKNEPKDVGLPNVEAAAKKGKAGSSDESTLREFLLSPYLWVLSVSYLVVFGVKTACTDWGQLFLIQDKGQSTLMGSSYMSALEVGGLLGSLAAGYFSDKAVAKQGMRSHGNPRHFILICMMAGMFVSMYLFRVTVSPDSSKVWILTLGAVFGFSSYGPIALFGVIANESAPSNYCGTSHAIVALMANIGGFLSGLPFSTIAKHHGWEMAFWVAEITCAVTTVGFFLLRNIRTKMGHVSKKAD